The Armatimonadota bacterium genome includes the window CCGATCATGGGAGTCCGACCGCACGGTGATCCGGTTCAGCGACGAGGGCTTCGCATACGGCATAGCGGTGGATGACCTGCTTTGCCGAAAGGCCGTCTGGATGCAGGATCACTACCTGTTTGCAACCGTAGAGCCCGATGGCCCATCGTTTCTGAACTACCTGAAGCAGATTGAGGGCAAGGAGACGATACTGGAACGCGTTCGCAAGATGCCCGACCAGACGTTCGAGCAGGCGATGGCCAAGGCGCACAACCCGATCCAGGACAACGGCCCGACGATGCTCTCGCTCGCCTGCGACAACCACAAGTTCGTGGTCGAGCAGGATGGCTCCATCCGGTTCGCCGTCCCCGGAGCGGCTTCCAATCCCGCCGGTGGCGACCTCCGCGAGCTGACATGCGTTCTCCGACCCGGCTTCGGCACGAAGGACCTCGGCCGGCCGGAGCGAGTGCTCGACGATGACTGGCTTCCCAATCCCCTGATGACCTGGCATGACGCAGACGTGAGCTACCTCGAGAAGTGTTACGTCACGCCCTATGATGCGTCCGCCTCATCCGGCGAGTGGCCTTACATCAACGCGACGCCAATGCTTCACTCCATCATCGCGATCCGCAACGCCGGCTCGGCGCCGGCTGATGTCCGCATGAGCCTTACTTTCCTCGCCGACGCTGCGAGCGGTCAAACAGCCGAACTGACGACGGAAGGTCGGCGAACCATCGTCCATTCAGGTGGAAAGATCCTCGCTGTAGTGGACGGATCATGGCCGGACTCGGTGCAGTGGCTCCGCCACAACGGGTCGGTCGCCTTCCAGGCGATGCTGAAGCCGAAGGAACTCGTGAAGTGCCACGTCTGCATCCCTTCATGGGAACTGACGCCGGAGCAGCACTCCCAGATCAGGGTCAGCGATTCGCTGCACGAGAGATTCGCCAAGCATTGGAGCGACGTGCTGAAGCCGGCGATGAATGTGACGATCCCCGATCCACTGCTCGAGAACGTGATCCGCGCTTCGCAGGTCCACTGCCTCATCGCCGCCCGGAACGAGGAGAACGGAAAGCGCATCGCCCCGTGGATATCCTCCGACCGATACGGCCCCCTCGAATCGGAGGCGAACTCGATCGTCCGCGGGATGATGCTCATGGGCCAGACCGACTTTGCCCGCAAGTCGCTCGACTTCTTCATCAAGCGCTACAGCCCCGAGGGATTCCTGACGACGGGCTACACGCTGATGGGAACGGGCTGGCACCTCCAAACGCTGGGCGAGTACTTCGATCTCACCCAGGACAAGCCGTGGATGGACCAGGTTGCGGGCGACGTCGAGCGCGCGTGCAAGTGGATTGTGGATCAGCGTGCGAAGACAAAGGTCCTCGGACCCGATGGGACGAAGCGGCCCGAATACGGACTCATGCCGCCGGGGGTACAGGCCGACTGGAACGCCTTTGCCTATCACTTCGCGCTTGACGGCTACTACTACGCCGGCCTGAAGGAGGCCTCGGAGGCACTGGCGGCCGTCCGAAACTCGTGGGCACAGGGCTTCCTCGCCGACGCCGCCGAGTTCAGGCAGGACATCCTCGACGCGTACGCCTGGACCACCAACCGCGCGCCCGTCGTTCCTCTGCGGGACGGCACGTGGGTGAGTTACTACCCCGGGCAGCTCCACTGCCCCGGCCCGACCGGCATCTTCTTCCCCGGCGAGGACGGCAACCGGAGTTGGTGCTACGACGTCGAGCTTGGAGCGCACCACCTCGTGCCGCAGGGAGTGATCGAGCCGACCCGGAAGCAGGTGGCGTCCATTCTCGACCACATGGAGGACGTGCAGTTCCTCGC containing:
- a CDS encoding NPCBM/NEW2 domain-containing protein; protein product: MAIGTSTGTAQPGFEYVTDIPHVVVHNAQGWGALGMDTCAHAPGITPLPMQIRDKIYAKGLGHHASGEIVIDLEGLYDRFEAEVGVQKQASNTGSVVFQVYVDDAKRFDSGVMRESDAAKPISIPLDCASELRLVALDAGDGITCDCANWAEARLTLSANPKPVAAREFADVAPFARVVTFDPKRMTGSNANRVQEFQTGDLFLDTDLLPNDAGKYVVPLKDGQSCIGLQWLERRILREVGVEFADGQAVPSTESVQIQAWVGESPWQGGWHPIEGKLARDGTLLSMKIDRINSPEIGGGTWKIRWIWPQSDKPATVRRLIASTGARWSTADIRLEIADVSPSGSACIEMYNGEIVSPGPGLSCTWDKSKPIHLTIRYLKSRSWESDRTVIRFSDEGFAYGIAVDDLLCRKAVWMQDHYLFATVEPDGPSFLNYLKQIEGKETILERVRKMPDQTFEQAMAKAHNPIQDNGPTMLSLACDNHKFVVEQDGSIRFAVPGAASNPAGGDLRELTCVLRPGFGTKDLGRPERVLDDDWLPNPLMTWHDADVSYLEKCYVTPYDASASSGEWPYINATPMLHSIIAIRNAGSAPADVRMSLTFLADAASGQTAELTTEGRRTIVHSGGKILAVVDGSWPDSVQWLRHNGSVAFQAMLKPKELVKCHVCIPSWELTPEQHSQIRVSDSLHERFAKHWSDVLKPAMNVTIPDPLLENVIRASQVHCLIAARNEENGKRIAPWISSDRYGPLESEANSIVRGMMLMGQTDFARKSLDFFIKRYSPEGFLTTGYTLMGTGWHLQTLGEYFDLTQDKPWMDQVAGDVERACKWIVDQRAKTKVLGPDGTKRPEYGLMPPGVQADWNAFAYHFALDGYYYAGLKEASEALAAVRNSWAQGFLADAAEFRQDILDAYAWTTNRAPVVPLRDGTWVSYYPGQLHCPGPTGIFFPGEDGNRSWCYDVELGAHHLVPQGVIEPTRKQVASILDHMEDVQFLADGWFDYPAEKNEADWFDLGGFSKVQPYYTRNAEIYAMTDDVKPFIRSYFNTLASLLNTENLSLWEHFRNAGAWNKTHETGYFLQQTAWMFVRERSDELWLAPFVTDRWLEDGKVVEIRNAPTRLGKVGYRIESHVADGFIEATIDLSAARGVLAVHLRIRHPEGKTPKSVSVPGMDKPYFREPESEVVIRGKIPGTLKVRIEY